Proteins encoded within one genomic window of Alteribacter populi:
- a CDS encoding YlaI family protein: MRVQCVLCNTVENIDDYSPLAKRLRNRPIHTYMCKKCEERITERTNERKATGNFRTYEEKKDEDEWLI; the protein is encoded by the coding sequence ATGAGAGTCCAATGCGTTTTATGTAATACCGTTGAAAATATCGATGACTATTCTCCATTAGCAAAACGGTTAAGAAACCGGCCGATTCATACGTATATGTGTAAAAAGTGTGAAGAAAGAATCACTGAACGAACAAACGAACGAAAAGCAACCGGGAATTTCCGGACATATGAAGAAAAGAAAGACGAAGACGAATGGCTTATTTAA
- a CDS encoding DUF5325 family protein, which produces MKPFHWPLFIMAALSAFGIAGIGIGLAEGSLWIILGAILVTGICVRGGFSIRNKMYGN; this is translated from the coding sequence ATGAAACCTTTTCATTGGCCATTATTTATCATGGCTGCACTATCAGCATTTGGAATCGCTGGAATCGGTATCGGCCTAGCTGAAGGAAGTCTGTGGATTATACTCGGAGCGATTCTTGTTACCGGGATTTGTGTTCGCGGCGGCTTTTCGATCCGCAATAAAATGTACGGAAATTAA
- a CDS encoding inositol monophosphatase family protein, with the protein MAHQDWQRLFLQAKQWTKEAGESIRKSMGDTFEVHTKAHQHDLVTDVDRQTEAFYKDKIRESYPNHRIMGEEGLGDDVKDLVGTVWIIDPIDGTVNFVHQQCYFAISLGIFHEGIGMVGIVYDVMADEMFTAVKGQGAFLNEEALPVLPKVSLEESILSFNVGWVLKDRRLETLVEKSRAVRSYGAAALEIAYVACGRLDAYISFNLAPWDIAGGSVILQEVQGQATNYKGKELTFLGKDTLLAANPHIYKEVIREIHE; encoded by the coding sequence TTGGCACATCAGGATTGGCAGCGTTTATTCTTACAAGCGAAACAATGGACAAAGGAAGCCGGAGAAAGTATCCGGAAATCGATGGGGGACACCTTTGAAGTACATACAAAAGCCCACCAGCATGACCTTGTGACCGATGTAGACCGGCAAACAGAGGCCTTTTATAAAGACAAAATTAGAGAATCCTATCCTAATCACCGGATTATGGGTGAAGAAGGACTTGGAGACGATGTGAAAGACTTAGTTGGAACGGTGTGGATAATAGATCCGATTGACGGGACGGTCAACTTTGTCCACCAACAGTGCTACTTTGCGATTTCTTTAGGAATATTTCATGAAGGAATCGGAATGGTCGGCATTGTTTATGACGTCATGGCTGATGAAATGTTTACAGCAGTAAAAGGTCAAGGAGCTTTTTTAAATGAAGAAGCTTTGCCGGTCCTGCCGAAAGTGTCCTTAGAGGAGTCGATCCTAAGTTTTAATGTTGGGTGGGTGTTAAAAGACAGAAGGCTAGAGACTTTAGTGGAAAAATCAAGAGCCGTCCGGTCCTATGGCGCTGCAGCATTGGAAATTGCTTATGTTGCCTGTGGACGGTTGGATGCCTATATTAGCTTCAATCTTGCCCCATGGGATATCGCTGGAGGATCAGTCATTCTCCAAGAGGTCCAAGGTCAAGCAACAAACTATAAAGGAAAAGAATTGACCTTCCTAGGAAAAGACACTTTATTAGCTGCGAATCCTCATATTTATAAGGAAGTTATTCGTGAAATTCACGAATAA
- a CDS encoding YlaH-like family protein codes for MLLSTQETPEEFNLSPLAELLGGQDPESFLFVFGMLYLFVNILTVLVFNLGFSRKLPVLKAVVVYVMMLFGNIFITFLAFSLPIIESLFVAAIVLGVYRLQLKRHKKSDNEEQQTAE; via the coding sequence ATGCTTTTGTCAACTCAAGAGACGCCAGAGGAATTCAACTTATCGCCATTAGCTGAGTTGTTAGGTGGACAAGACCCTGAGTCATTTTTGTTTGTTTTTGGGATGCTTTATCTCTTTGTAAATATACTAACGGTTCTCGTATTTAATTTAGGCTTCTCAAGGAAGTTGCCTGTATTAAAAGCGGTTGTTGTATATGTGATGATGTTGTTTGGTAACATTTTCATTACCTTTTTGGCTTTTTCCTTACCGATCATTGAATCACTGTTTGTAGCAGCGATAGTGTTGGGTGTATATCGTTTACAGCTAAAGCGTCATAAAAAATCAGATAATGAAGAACAGCAAACAGCTGAATAA
- a CDS encoding DUF5665 domain-containing protein, translated as MTKKQNETEEIERLVKQLEHYTRRLEKFERLDHQLHKISYALERSKVSDILLNYTNPRRVFFTNVLVGIGRGLGLTIGTVIVLSLLGLLLRQFVDFPLIGDWISTLLDYVDHEDRPSP; from the coding sequence TTGACAAAAAAGCAAAATGAAACCGAAGAAATCGAACGTTTAGTCAAACAACTTGAGCATTATACGCGACGATTAGAAAAATTTGAAAGGTTGGATCACCAATTACATAAAATCAGCTATGCCTTGGAAAGGTCAAAAGTTTCAGATATCCTCTTGAATTATACAAATCCAAGACGAGTGTTTTTTACTAACGTCCTCGTTGGCATTGGGCGAGGACTGGGACTCACGATCGGTACCGTAATTGTATTATCCCTTCTCGGGCTTCTCTTAAGACAATTTGTAGATTTTCCATTAATCGGGGATTGGATTAGCACTTTGTTGGATTATGTTGACCATGAGGACAGGCCCTCACCGTAA